The following proteins are encoded in a genomic region of Sorangiineae bacterium MSr12523:
- a CDS encoding sugar ABC transporter ATP-binding protein, with protein MSQAPLLEARRVSKSFGPNPVLRDVSFDVLPGEVHILAGENGAGKSTLLNILSGIHTQYEGELQVGGVVQKFQAPKDAVRAGVATVHQELSLIGSLSLTDNLFLGREHINAFGIIDARRQAREARALLRELDLDLGDLNEDDPVERLPISTQQLVEIAKALAAKANVLLLDEPTSALREPEAERLFERIEALKRQGKGIVYVSHKMDEIYRLADRITVLRDGALVGTKPAAELPAHKLVEWMIGRDLPSGEHASASTHEIALKVEHLVVNGIDTNATGRPDVDDVSFEVRAGEILGLAGLRGSGVSDVLHALFGDRAGRAIGTMHLRSRDGRTSRIELARDLPSPAAAIARRIMLLTNDRKGKGLVLDMDSKENASLASLPRYSPQGIVRERRESAATERVFGQLGVRGETAAPVRLLSGGNQQKVVLAKCLLTEPEVLLLDEPTRGVDVGAKAEIYGLLAEWARQGMAIVLVTSELPELLRLSDRIVVLHRGQRTAEFSRSEATQEKVLHAAFGA; from the coding sequence ATGAGCCAGGCTCCGCTGCTCGAGGCCAGGCGCGTCTCGAAATCGTTCGGCCCCAACCCGGTGCTGCGCGATGTCTCGTTCGACGTGCTCCCCGGCGAGGTGCACATCCTCGCGGGCGAAAATGGCGCGGGCAAGAGCACCTTGCTCAACATCCTTTCCGGCATTCACACGCAGTACGAAGGCGAGCTCCAGGTCGGTGGCGTCGTCCAAAAGTTCCAGGCCCCCAAAGACGCCGTGCGCGCGGGCGTGGCCACGGTGCATCAGGAGCTCTCGCTCATCGGGTCGCTCAGCCTGACGGACAACCTGTTCCTCGGCCGCGAGCACATCAACGCCTTCGGCATCATCGATGCGCGTCGCCAAGCGCGCGAGGCGCGGGCCCTTTTGCGCGAGCTCGATTTGGATCTCGGTGACTTGAACGAGGACGATCCCGTCGAGCGCCTGCCCATCTCCACGCAGCAGCTCGTGGAAATCGCCAAAGCCCTCGCCGCCAAGGCCAACGTGCTGCTCTTGGACGAGCCCACCAGCGCCCTGCGCGAGCCGGAAGCCGAGCGCCTCTTCGAGCGCATCGAAGCCCTGAAACGGCAGGGCAAAGGCATCGTCTACGTCTCGCACAAAATGGACGAGATCTACCGCCTCGCCGATCGCATCACCGTCCTGCGCGACGGTGCCTTGGTCGGCACGAAGCCGGCCGCCGAGCTTCCCGCGCACAAGCTCGTCGAGTGGATGATCGGCCGCGATCTTCCCTCCGGCGAGCATGCCAGCGCCTCCACGCACGAGATCGCGCTCAAGGTCGAACACCTCGTCGTCAATGGTATCGATACCAACGCCACCGGTCGGCCCGACGTCGACGACGTCTCGTTCGAGGTGCGCGCCGGCGAGATCCTCGGGCTTGCGGGCTTGCGCGGCTCCGGCGTGAGCGACGTGCTGCACGCCCTCTTCGGCGATCGCGCGGGCCGGGCCATCGGCACCATGCATCTGCGCTCCCGGGATGGACGCACCTCGCGCATCGAGCTCGCCCGGGATCTTCCCTCCCCCGCCGCAGCCATCGCCCGGCGCATCATGCTCCTGACCAACGACCGCAAAGGCAAGGGCCTGGTCCTCGACATGGACTCGAAAGAGAACGCGTCACTGGCCAGCCTGCCGCGCTATTCACCGCAGGGCATCGTACGCGAACGCCGCGAGAGCGCCGCCACCGAGCGCGTTTTCGGCCAGCTCGGCGTGCGCGGTGAGACGGCGGCACCCGTGCGGCTGCTCTCGGGCGGCAACCAGCAGAAGGTCGTTCTCGCGAAATGCCTTCTCACGGAGCCCGAGGTGCTGCTCCTCGACGAGCCCACGCGCGGCGTCGACGTCGGCGCCAAGGCCGAGATTTACGGCCTGCTCGCTGAGTGGGCGCGCCAGGGAATGGCCATCGTCCTGGTCACCTCCGAATTGCCCGAGTTGCTGCGCCTCTCGGACCGCATCGTCGTGCTGCACCGCGGCCAACGCACCGCAGAGTTTTCCCGCTCCGAAGCGACGCAGGAGAAGGTTCTCCACGCCGCCTTCGGCGCCTGA
- a CDS encoding substrate-binding domain-containing protein codes for MRELNYVPNALAQSLKGRSTRTLGLVVGDVSNPFFTLLARGLEDAATAAGYSVILCNSDDDPKKEKAYLEILARRRVDGLVLTPSQTDPQPVLDWARQSGPVCLVDRPVAGLDFHAAGIDVVRGESLLAAEKLVEHLISHGHKRIAIVNGPPTLATAVDRLNGYRRALTAAGLKPDKRLEREGQFSVESGRETTLELLSKKPAPTAIFATNNQLALGAMLAVRDRGLRIPTDLALVTFEDIPHVADVWPFISVAAQAAASMGQEAGRFVLERIQRNGAHHAQQKGGTKTEPLQGRELVLDTELRLRRSCGCPPIAEGIFV; via the coding sequence ATGCGTGAGCTCAATTACGTGCCGAACGCCTTGGCCCAAAGCCTCAAAGGCCGCTCCACCCGCACCTTGGGGCTCGTCGTCGGCGACGTCTCCAACCCCTTCTTCACCTTGCTCGCGCGCGGTCTCGAAGATGCCGCCACCGCGGCCGGCTACTCCGTCATCCTCTGCAACAGCGACGACGATCCCAAAAAGGAAAAGGCCTACCTCGAGATCCTCGCCCGCCGCCGCGTCGATGGCCTCGTGCTCACCCCTTCGCAAACGGATCCTCAGCCCGTCCTCGACTGGGCCCGCCAGAGCGGCCCCGTATGCCTCGTCGACCGGCCCGTCGCAGGCCTCGACTTCCACGCAGCCGGCATCGACGTCGTCCGCGGCGAAAGCCTTCTTGCCGCGGAAAAGCTCGTCGAGCACCTCATTTCGCACGGCCACAAACGCATCGCCATCGTCAACGGCCCCCCGACCCTGGCCACCGCCGTCGATCGCTTGAACGGCTACCGCCGCGCACTCACCGCCGCCGGCCTCAAGCCGGACAAGCGCCTCGAGCGCGAAGGCCAATTCTCCGTGGAGAGCGGACGCGAAACCACCTTGGAGCTGCTTTCCAAAAAGCCCGCGCCCACGGCCATCTTCGCCACGAACAACCAGCTCGCGCTCGGCGCCATGCTCGCCGTGCGCGATCGCGGGCTGCGCATTCCCACCGACCTGGCCCTGGTCACCTTCGAGGACATCCCGCACGTGGCGGACGTGTGGCCCTTCATCAGTGTGGCCGCGCAGGCGGCGGCCTCGATGGGGCAGGAGGCAGGGCGCTTCGTCCTCGAGCGCATCCAGCGCAACGGCGCCCACCACGCGCAGCAAAAGGGGGGCACGAAGACCGAGCCGCTGCAGGGGCGCGAGCTCGTTCTCGACACGGAGCTTCGCCTGCGTCGTTCGTGTGGCTGCCCGCCCATCGCGGAGGGAATCTTCGTATGA
- a CDS encoding TetR/AcrR family transcriptional regulator → MSQMKRGYKQTARAETAEETRERILRVGAEQFLKRPYEEVTLHTLAEAAQVSRQTLLNHFGSKEGLLEAVARRKTSARDRAEPGDLEGGIEVLLDDYEHMGDGTVRLLALESSLPVAKSLLAEGRANHRQWLERLCDEYLPRRDDERARVLAALHAATDVCAWKLLRRDLGISRAETARTFRCFVRAALFGAKKR, encoded by the coding sequence ATGAGTCAAATGAAGCGCGGGTACAAGCAGACGGCGCGGGCGGAGACGGCGGAGGAGACGCGGGAGCGTATTTTGCGGGTGGGTGCGGAGCAGTTTCTCAAGCGGCCGTACGAGGAGGTCACGTTGCATACGTTGGCCGAGGCGGCGCAGGTCTCGCGGCAAACGCTGCTGAATCATTTTGGCTCGAAGGAGGGGCTGCTCGAGGCGGTCGCCCGGCGGAAGACTTCGGCGCGCGATCGCGCAGAGCCGGGCGATCTCGAAGGCGGCATCGAGGTGCTGCTCGACGACTACGAGCACATGGGCGATGGCACCGTGCGGCTTTTGGCTCTCGAGAGCAGCCTGCCCGTGGCCAAGTCGCTGCTCGCGGAGGGAAGGGCCAACCATCGCCAATGGCTCGAGCGCCTCTGCGACGAGTACCTTCCCCGGCGCGACGACGAACGCGCCCGCGTGCTCGCGGCGTTGCATGCCGCCACGGACGTGTGTGCGTGGAAGTTGCTGCGGCGCGATCTCGGCATCTCGCGCGCCGAGACCGCGCGCACTTTCCGGTGCTTCGTGCGCGCCGCCCTTTTCGGCGCCAAAAAGCGATGA
- a CDS encoding protein kinase, giving the protein MTGFLQPGDLFLEKYRIERLVGKGGMGAVYAAVDVDLSRRVAVKLLLPHVASVPQAVTRFINEGRAAARIEGEHVARVFAAGRTPDGLAYMVLELLEGADLASYLRQHPRMPVGQAVDYLLQALEAVAEAHHHGIVHRDLKPGNLFLARRSNGTEVVKVLDFGISKVTDPLMDPADHALTSTRAMLGSPLYMSPEQLRSAKSVDRRSDIWSLGVMLYEMLTGSLPFRGESMGELFAAILEQDPVPLGQHRPDVPPELQATVAACLQRDPQRRIPDAYQLACALAPFAVRSRDSLEHIRGFFDVPAAATAPLAEGPSIPPPPYAAHGQTAQAWADSRANASTTGNAQPAQRRSMLAYLLIIPVAFAVAGSIVAVFLVARPKTPPAVLASPAPTPPPAPTPLPEIAHPAPTSEPARAIDEAGASASATTDAGTKPPRRSHSAASASPTTTAAPSVTAAPEFDPTKATRF; this is encoded by the coding sequence GTGACGGGATTTTTGCAGCCAGGCGACCTTTTTCTCGAGAAGTACCGCATCGAGCGCCTCGTCGGAAAGGGCGGCATGGGGGCCGTCTATGCCGCGGTGGATGTGGACTTGTCGCGTCGCGTTGCGGTCAAGCTGCTGCTCCCGCACGTGGCAAGCGTGCCTCAAGCGGTGACCCGCTTCATCAACGAGGGCCGGGCGGCCGCGCGCATCGAGGGCGAGCACGTGGCCCGTGTGTTTGCCGCGGGGCGCACGCCCGATGGCCTCGCGTACATGGTACTCGAGCTGCTCGAGGGGGCGGATCTCGCCTCGTACCTCCGGCAGCACCCGCGCATGCCGGTGGGGCAGGCGGTGGACTACCTGCTGCAGGCCTTGGAGGCCGTGGCGGAAGCCCACCACCATGGCATCGTGCACCGGGATCTGAAGCCGGGAAACTTGTTCCTCGCGCGCCGGAGCAACGGGACCGAGGTCGTGAAGGTGCTCGACTTCGGCATCTCCAAAGTGACCGATCCGCTGATGGATCCGGCGGATCACGCGCTCACGTCGACGCGGGCCATGCTCGGCTCTCCGCTGTACATGTCGCCGGAGCAGCTGCGCAGCGCGAAGAGCGTCGACCGTCGCTCGGACATCTGGTCGCTCGGCGTCATGCTGTACGAGATGCTCACGGGCTCTCTGCCCTTCCGCGGCGAGTCGATGGGCGAGCTCTTCGCCGCCATTCTCGAGCAGGATCCCGTTCCCCTCGGGCAGCACCGGCCCGATGTTCCGCCCGAGTTGCAGGCCACCGTGGCGGCGTGTCTTCAGCGCGATCCGCAGCGCCGCATCCCCGACGCGTACCAACTCGCCTGCGCCCTGGCTCCCTTTGCCGTGCGCTCGCGCGATTCATTGGAGCACATTCGCGGCTTCTTCGACGTCCCCGCCGCGGCGACCGCGCCCCTTGCCGAGGGGCCCTCGATTCCGCCGCCGCCCTACGCTGCGCACGGGCAGACCGCGCAGGCCTGGGCCGACAGTCGGGCGAACGCCTCCACGACGGGAAACGCGCAGCCCGCCCAGCGCCGGTCCATGCTGGCGTACCTGCTGATCATCCCCGTGGCCTTCGCCGTGGCGGGAAGCATCGTGGCCGTCTTTCTCGTGGCGCGCCCCAAGACGCCGCCGGCCGTTCTCGCATCCCCGGCGCCAACGCCGCCACCCGCTCCGACGCCATTGCCTGAAATCGCACATCCGGCTCCCACGTCCGAGCCGGCGAGGGCGATCGACGAAGCCGGGGCGTCCGCATCGGCCACCACGGACGCCGGCACCAAGCCGCCCCGCCGATCCCACTCTGCAGCAAGCGCCTCCCCCACCACCACGGCGGCCCCCAGCGTCACGGCCGCCCCCGAGTTCGACCCCACGAAAGCCACCCGTTTCTGA
- a CDS encoding ABC transporter permease, producing the protein MKLPRFVSSLISSPVGRAVLALVGMLVLGAIFNADGAFFHWTTHRDMLRQLSVYGMLACGMTLVIITSGIDLSVSSVLAACAVGFSLMTIHMQMNPWVAIVAVLLGGTAVGAVAGVLVGRFKIQPFVVTLAAMVLLRGLAKHLSGGQKISTYIADADKTVTLPPIFEQIDARVLGDNIAIVTLIFLACVAVSAFLLRHARLGRYFYATGGNAEAARLSGVPVTRTLVLAYALSGLFSAIAGVCQAAQEQQGDPETGMGYELQAIAIVVIGGTNLAGGRGGMGLTLVGALTIGYLQKILSINAVGEASRLMLTGAIIVCAVLLQRRK; encoded by the coding sequence ATGAAGTTACCTCGATTCGTTTCTTCCCTCATTTCGTCGCCCGTGGGCCGTGCGGTGCTCGCGCTGGTGGGCATGCTCGTGCTCGGCGCGATCTTCAATGCCGACGGCGCCTTCTTCCATTGGACCACGCACCGCGACATGCTGCGGCAGCTCTCGGTCTACGGAATGCTCGCCTGCGGGATGACCTTGGTCATCATCACCAGCGGCATCGATCTTTCCGTATCGAGCGTGCTTGCAGCCTGCGCCGTCGGCTTCTCGCTGATGACCATCCACATGCAGATGAATCCGTGGGTGGCCATCGTCGCGGTGCTCCTCGGCGGCACGGCGGTGGGCGCAGTCGCAGGTGTGCTCGTGGGGCGCTTCAAGATTCAGCCCTTCGTCGTGACCCTCGCGGCGATGGTGCTGCTCCGCGGCTTGGCCAAGCATCTTTCCGGCGGGCAAAAAATATCCACGTACATCGCCGACGCCGACAAAACCGTCACCCTGCCGCCCATTTTCGAGCAAATCGACGCGCGCGTTCTCGGCGACAACATCGCCATCGTCACATTGATCTTCCTCGCGTGCGTGGCCGTTTCGGCATTTCTGCTGCGCCATGCGCGCCTCGGTCGCTACTTCTACGCAACCGGCGGCAACGCCGAGGCCGCGCGGCTTTCCGGCGTCCCGGTCACGCGCACCTTGGTTCTCGCCTATGCGCTGTCCGGGCTCTTTTCGGCCATTGCCGGGGTATGCCAGGCCGCGCAAGAGCAGCAGGGCGACCCCGAAACGGGCATGGGCTACGAACTCCAGGCCATCGCCATCGTGGTCATCGGCGGCACCAACCTGGCCGGCGGCCGCGGGGGCATGGGCCTTACCTTGGTGGGAGCCCTCACCATTGGATATTTGCAAAAGATTCTCAGCATCAACGCCGTGGGCGAAGCCAGCCGGCTCATGCTCACCGGCGCCATCATCGTATGCGCGGTGCTCCTCCAGCGCCGCAAATAG
- a CDS encoding TetR/AcrR family transcriptional regulator codes for MPAPRERPKQIRGEQLVSKIFEATLAELARVDFESLSMETVAERAGVNKSTLYRRWPTKLDLVRATLDDVTDVRIIVPDHGNLRADLMGFLRSVRDFCLSPEMQGIMRLMFGGRAHPDLAAVIDSIGDRKDADSRKIVERAIARGELPRGVDGAMFLDAMAGAVMNSIFFMNQSFDDAKLERLIEMVLVGAQNGGGSIARPVARAKRTAARTR; via the coding sequence ATGCCTGCGCCTCGCGAAAGACCGAAGCAAATCCGCGGAGAACAGCTCGTTTCGAAGATTTTCGAGGCCACCTTGGCCGAGCTGGCGCGGGTCGATTTCGAGTCGCTCTCGATGGAGACGGTCGCGGAACGGGCCGGGGTCAACAAGAGCACGCTTTACCGCCGGTGGCCGACGAAGCTCGACCTGGTGCGCGCCACCCTGGACGATGTCACCGATGTGCGCATCATCGTGCCCGATCATGGCAACTTGCGCGCGGACCTCATGGGGTTCCTTCGCAGCGTGCGCGATTTCTGCCTCTCACCGGAGATGCAAGGCATCATGCGGCTGATGTTCGGCGGGAGGGCCCATCCGGATCTGGCCGCGGTCATCGATTCGATTGGCGACCGCAAAGATGCGGACTCGAGGAAGATCGTCGAGCGCGCCATCGCCCGCGGCGAGCTCCCGCGGGGCGTGGATGGGGCGATGTTCCTCGATGCGATGGCCGGCGCCGTGATGAACAGCATCTTCTTCATGAACCAGAGCTTCGACGACGCGAAGCTCGAACGGCTCATCGAGATGGTGCTCGTGGGCGCACAAAACGGCGGCGGCAGCATCGCGCGGCCCGTTGCCCGTGCGAAGCGCACCGCCGCCCGCACCCGCTAG
- a CDS encoding substrate-binding domain-containing protein, with product MKIHTRLNLFGLAMMAFAGGCSKNESPAPDKTQPAASASSQTTGAKKHKGTPDDPYVIGMSQCNLGEPWRAQMNDDIRKAAEKHPNLKVIFKDAQNDSLVQRSQLEEFVNQGVDVVLISPKEAAPLTEPVAKAFHGGIPVIVLDRALLKEEYTSFIGADNVKIGREAGKWVAETLGGKGNIVELKGLMTSVPGQDRHRGFLEGLDLKAHPGIKIVFEADMQWLEPNARKEMESALARQPKVDVVYAHNDPGAHGAYLAAKQVGREKQMKFVGIDALPQEGVQYVKEGILSVTFQYPTGGAEAVDMALKVLAGETVPKKVTLATKVFTHDNAAAGGQAIP from the coding sequence ATGAAGATTCACACCCGACTTAACCTGTTTGGATTGGCGATGATGGCCTTTGCGGGGGGCTGTAGCAAAAATGAATCGCCCGCACCCGACAAGACCCAACCCGCCGCCTCGGCATCTTCTCAGACGACCGGCGCCAAGAAGCACAAAGGCACGCCCGACGATCCCTACGTGATCGGCATGAGCCAGTGCAACTTGGGCGAGCCCTGGCGCGCGCAGATGAACGACGATATCCGCAAGGCGGCGGAGAAGCACCCGAACCTCAAGGTCATCTTCAAGGACGCGCAAAACGACTCGCTGGTGCAGCGCTCGCAGCTCGAGGAGTTCGTCAATCAGGGCGTGGACGTGGTCCTCATCAGCCCCAAGGAAGCGGCCCCGCTCACCGAGCCGGTTGCCAAAGCCTTCCACGGCGGTATCCCCGTCATCGTGCTCGATCGCGCGCTTCTCAAGGAGGAGTACACGAGCTTCATCGGCGCCGACAACGTGAAGATCGGGCGCGAAGCCGGCAAATGGGTCGCGGAGACCTTGGGCGGAAAAGGGAATATCGTCGAGCTCAAAGGCCTGATGACCTCCGTGCCCGGGCAAGATCGCCACCGCGGCTTTCTCGAGGGCCTCGATTTGAAGGCGCACCCCGGCATCAAAATCGTCTTCGAGGCCGACATGCAATGGCTCGAGCCGAATGCGCGCAAGGAAATGGAGTCGGCCCTGGCGCGGCAGCCCAAGGTCGACGTCGTCTATGCGCACAACGATCCGGGCGCCCACGGCGCATACCTCGCGGCGAAGCAGGTCGGGCGCGAGAAGCAGATGAAGTTCGTGGGCATCGATGCCCTCCCGCAAGAGGGTGTTCAATACGTTAAGGAGGGCATCCTCAGCGTGACGTTCCAATACCCCACCGGCGGCGCCGAGGCCGTGGACATGGCCCTCAAGGTGCTCGCCGGCGAGACGGTGCCCAAGAAGGTCACCCTGGCGACCAAGGTTTTCACGCACGACAACGCCGCGGCCGGCGGCCAGGCGATTCCGTAG
- a CDS encoding carbonic anhydrase family protein, with translation MTFSTPKLAILSLALASAACVETAATHENEAPAIAAASLTAATAEIPWSYDGATGPAHWGDLAHDFASCKSGTHQSPIPLFHNEHAPRPGLTALQFEDPPSAIHLVNDGHTVIATPSLAEGLTTSHGHYKLVQFHFHVPSEHTLDGRHFDAELHLVHQNEQGERAVVAFFLSIHDRNNDALASFCDHPPVDPNQEASPTAPIDLMRIVNGDHTPHAQSYLTYGGSLTTPPCSESITWFVFTSPRFFGRTQWENLYGALHGHTNRPLQPRHGRTVSRFDL, from the coding sequence ATGACCTTCTCCACCCCGAAGCTTGCCATCCTATCGCTCGCACTGGCGAGCGCCGCCTGTGTCGAGACGGCCGCGACACACGAGAATGAGGCGCCTGCCATCGCCGCGGCGTCCCTCACTGCCGCGACGGCGGAAATCCCGTGGTCCTACGACGGAGCCACGGGCCCCGCACATTGGGGCGACCTCGCCCATGATTTCGCGAGCTGCAAAAGCGGAACGCACCAGTCGCCCATCCCGCTCTTTCACAATGAGCATGCGCCGCGGCCGGGCCTCACGGCATTGCAATTCGAAGATCCGCCGTCCGCCATTCATCTGGTGAACGATGGACACACGGTCATTGCGACCCCCTCGCTTGCCGAGGGCCTGACGACGTCCCATGGCCATTACAAGCTGGTGCAATTCCATTTTCACGTGCCCAGCGAGCACACGTTGGATGGAAGGCATTTCGACGCGGAATTGCACCTGGTGCACCAGAACGAGCAGGGCGAACGCGCCGTGGTGGCCTTCTTCTTGTCCATCCATGATCGCAACAACGATGCGCTCGCAAGCTTCTGCGATCATCCGCCCGTCGATCCGAACCAGGAAGCCTCGCCCACGGCGCCCATCGATCTGATGCGCATCGTCAACGGCGACCACACGCCACACGCGCAGTCGTACCTCACGTACGGCGGCTCGCTCACCACACCGCCGTGCAGCGAGAGCATTACCTGGTTCGTCTTCACGTCCCCCCGATTCTTCGGCCGCACGCAATGGGAAAATCTCTACGGAGCCCTGCACGGCCACACGAACCGCCCGCTGCAACCGCGCCACGGCCGCACGGTTTCCCGATTCGACCTTTAG
- a CDS encoding cupin domain-containing protein, whose amino-acid sequence MATKRMASIVGALVALVAFLQPAKADLNPSALVYKKPNQMTWKEEGGGLKTAVLRGDPTKPGTYIMLVKWAPHHMSRPHFHPNDRFITVLSGTWWVGTGNKYEPESTVPMPAGSFVTHFAKGVHYDGAKDEEATLQIVGEGPATMIPAEAK is encoded by the coding sequence ATGGCAACCAAACGAATGGCCTCGATCGTCGGTGCGTTGGTGGCGTTGGTCGCGTTTCTGCAACCGGCCAAGGCCGATTTGAATCCTTCGGCGCTGGTCTACAAGAAGCCGAATCAAATGACCTGGAAGGAAGAAGGCGGCGGCCTGAAGACCGCCGTGTTGCGCGGCGACCCGACGAAGCCGGGCACGTACATCATGCTGGTGAAGTGGGCGCCGCATCATATGAGCCGTCCGCATTTTCATCCCAATGATCGATTCATCACGGTCCTTTCGGGAACGTGGTGGGTCGGCACAGGCAATAAATACGAGCCCGAAAGCACGGTACCGATGCCCGCGGGAAGTTTCGTTACGCATTTTGCAAAAGGCGTTCACTACGACGGCGCCAAAGACGAGGAGGCCACCTTGCAAATCGTGGGAGAAGGTCCCGCCACCATGATCCCCGCGGAGGCGAAATGA
- a CDS encoding LON peptidase substrate-binding domain-containing protein gives MSSPRELPSEPHIDHLKKQAKDLLEGHKRGDLEAIARLKTALPSLASCSDAEAAQAPLALHDAQSAIAREYGFKSWKELSDEVERRRSLGLSPELVQSLVSGPFQAHAGVPLPSSVSDALREAWTKGDVADVLAAKMPEELPLLAARNALVVPGAVVPLHIGRPASVAAIVTAQRLTPPTIAVFAQRDAATEDVRAESLHPVGCQALVVRVDANADGRTFVVLRGLRWVSLTSLDPAGDDATYATARVARVEVQDDGKPGEVAALARDLRERARNLARTMTGGDRAVAILDAIENPEHLSNLVMANLPAPVCPLDDLARYAAERSLPGKLRIALALTGG, from the coding sequence ATGTCCAGCCCGCGCGAGCTCCCGTCCGAGCCCCATATCGATCATCTGAAGAAGCAAGCCAAAGATCTCCTCGAAGGCCATAAACGAGGCGATCTCGAAGCGATTGCCCGCCTCAAAACGGCGCTCCCGTCGCTGGCCTCGTGCAGCGACGCCGAGGCCGCGCAGGCACCGCTCGCGCTGCACGATGCGCAATCGGCCATCGCGCGCGAGTACGGGTTCAAAAGTTGGAAAGAGCTGAGCGACGAGGTCGAACGGCGCAGGAGCCTGGGGCTCTCCCCGGAGCTCGTGCAATCGCTCGTTTCCGGCCCTTTTCAAGCGCATGCCGGCGTTCCGCTGCCTTCGTCCGTGAGCGACGCCCTGCGGGAAGCTTGGACGAAGGGAGATGTGGCCGACGTGCTCGCGGCAAAAATGCCGGAGGAGCTGCCTTTGCTCGCAGCGCGCAACGCGCTCGTCGTCCCGGGGGCCGTCGTGCCGCTGCACATCGGGCGTCCCGCGTCGGTGGCCGCGATCGTCACGGCCCAGAGGCTCACGCCTCCGACCATCGCGGTCTTCGCCCAGCGCGATGCCGCCACGGAGGACGTGCGCGCCGAATCGCTTCATCCCGTGGGCTGCCAGGCCCTCGTGGTGCGCGTCGACGCGAATGCCGACGGGCGAACCTTCGTCGTTTTGCGCGGCCTGCGGTGGGTCTCGCTCACGTCGCTGGATCCGGCAGGCGACGATGCCACGTATGCCACGGCGCGCGTGGCCCGCGTGGAGGTGCAGGACGACGGCAAGCCCGGCGAGGTGGCCGCGCTGGCGCGCGATCTGCGCGAGCGGGCGCGCAACCTCGCGCGCACGATGACGGGCGGCGATCGCGCCGTGGCCATTCTCGATGCCATCGAGAACCCGGAGCATCTCTCGAACCTCGTCATGGCCAATCTGCCGGCCCCGGTATGCCCACTGGACGATCTCGCGCGCTACGCCGCGGAGCGTTCCCTCCCGGGCAAGCTGCGCATCGCCCTCGCGCTCACCGGCGGATAA